The DNA sequence GCTGACTTTCATGTTACCAAACGTCGACGGCTGCGGCACTGGTTTGCAGCTTTCTGCAAAGGAGGTGGTTCTGGGCCGACCCGACATATTCCAATTCCAAATCCTTTCCTCTTCTCCGTCTCTCGCTAGAACGGTATTCTTCGCGTTGTTAATCGTTCGTCTTTCGACCTAACAGTACGATTGTAGCAACAATCGTTACAGTATTAATGCATGAAAAGAGACAAGCAACTCCTCTGTCCGCCCGTTCCTTCCCAAATCGTTTTCTCAATAGCTGACGATAAGTACTTCTCCCGTCCACCGATACTGGGTTTTCTCAAACCATCCTTTCCCGGATTCTGTaatcttcttcctcttctgttCTTATCACAAGGCCTACAGCAGAAATACGTCTTTAACAACAAATTATCTCATTAAAATGTCCTTTGCTAGTTTggctattttaaaaacaacttaTTAGTTGTGTTTAAGTCATAAAACGGCACCAGTCAAATAGGTGATACTTAGTAACAAAAAGTCTAATATGttagctattttttaaattctggcaATTATTATAGCATAGtataataattattcatataCTGAGGTTGAGGCTCAATGATCCGACAGCTCCAGCCATGGCGGCTCCCTTACTCAACCCAACcaacaattcaaatgaaaaaattcaaatttccCGATGTAAAATCATATAATTCACACAAAAGTCCAAACACGTCCGTCCCCATAAACACGGAAGTAATAATCAGATCTCGCAGCAATCGGACGATCAGTCGTAAAACCACCTTCCGAGCCTCTTTCTCAGGGAAACAATTCTAACACCACTCCACAAattcagaatttcttttttattccttCTCCGTCGGTCTCTGCTCGCTCTCTTTGTCACTCCGACCCATAAGACGTCATTTACGTAAACAGCGGGAAATTACGTGTTGCTGCAGGAGAACATGGAGCCGCTACGTCGACTATTGCAACGTGAATCGGAAACTGTGCACGCGCATGTAGACGTGAGGAGGTTGTATCAGCCAATCCAGATCCGAATCCCTTTGAGATAGGCGGAGGGAGCCGGAGAATGTTGCCCAATGGCCTGGCGGCTTCACGCTCACACTTTCTTAAAATTGCCGAATGCTGCCCCTGGTGTCATGAAAAAAACGACTTCAAGGAATATTTGCAGAGTAGGCGGGAAGATATACGAGAGCCAATGGACTAGCTGCATACTGACCAATCGCGCTGAAGAGGAACGCCGGACGCGAACCAATCATGCTCTAGCCGTGCGATGATAGTGCGCCAGTGGTCAGACGGCGCTGTTGCTAGTCAGTTCCTGTAATATATCCAATGACGGGTTGCGCACAAGTGCTGCCGTTCACTTGCACACTTGCGCTCATAGGTTGTAAAAGGACCGATAAGGTGTGAGTGACGTTTTTCTTCAGTCGTCAGTTCATGATTGTGGCTTTGCATTCAGTTTCATTGCATATGGGACCCGCCTCTGATCTCTTATTAAATACGCTCCTGACAAGTTGGTAGAAGGTGAGAACGTCTTGCGGCATAGATACATATTGAAATGGAAAGTTACTTCCCTACAATAGAAAAGCAATGTGCATTTACTCACCATTTACTTTCTAAAGGTCTGGCAGAATACAGGTTCAATAATTCGGAGCTGCATCTGTTCACACAGGATTCCagcacaccaccaccaccaatggCCCCCACTCTTAGGCAAGCACGCGATGATCAGCTCAGAGCAGCCCCTGTCTCCCCTACTGTATGTACCTACTGCTGTACTCACACCATGACCAGCGGTGCTGTCATGGAGACAAAACGCTGTGCTGGCTACTCATGGCTACCTGTAGTTCACCTGTAGTGgtggcgctgtgtgtgtgtgcgtgtggtgtggtgtggtgtggtgtggtggggtggggtggggtgtggtggggtggggtggggtggggtggggtgaggtggggtgtggtggggtggggtggggggggtggggtgtggtgtggtggggtggggtgggggggtggggtgtggtggggtggggtgggggggggggcaactgtTGTCTGCAGAGCACCATTTTACTGTAAAACCTAAAATGTGAGGAAATACGGTTGTCAGAACTGTAATTAAACATGTCCCAGCCaaagggacccccccccccccccacacacacatacactcacacacatacacacacacacacacacactcacacacatacacacacacacacacacactcacacacatacacacacacacacacacactcacacacacatgcacacgcacacacacatgcccgcaaattaaaaacacacaagcactatCATATATGACTAATTCTGTCACAGATTGGCATTATAATTATGTTATATCCTCCTTTAGATGAACATTGGGACTAGTTGTCCCCATGTAGATCCCATGTCCCATGGCTACATGTCGGGTGGACTGAAGACTGTCCTGTCCTTCATGTGTTTTTCCTTCCATTCCATCTATAACATCAGGAGTCCGCAGATTTTCTATGGCCAGCTTTTATTATAGTGGACAAAAGAGTGCCTTCATAATGGAGGCATTTGGGTTCAAATAATGAACATTGCGTTTTCCCCCAACATATCTCCTTGggctaaaaaatatatcttctctccccgccctctctctctctcctcctctgtgctcaacataaaaaacaacaacaaaaaaactgtgtaaAATAGCTCTCTATCTTTCAGTGAATCCGGTCCACAATTTCCTTTCTTCACTCCAAATTCAAGCATACTCAAACTACACATCCAGATCTTCGCGTGTGCAGTTGTTTGTGTTATAAAGTAAAGCGTTTCTTTTTCAAagccagagggggaaaaaaagtacatttattcaAAAGGTTCCATTAAAGGACAACACTTGgggccttttttcttttttcctctctggaTTGGAATTGTGTTTACAATTCACTGGAGACACGAGCAGAAGCCCTGGCTGGGCTGCAGCACTTTTGTTggaagcatttttcaaatattgtgTTTTGTTACAAGTTTAATTATGGCAgcctcacgctcacacacacacacacacacacacacacacacactcaaaaacacagtcCTGTGTTTAATGCCATGATTACTGTCTATCAATACTAGCCATAAAAAACTATGCAGCTTTCAACTcatcaaaaaacacattttatttacaaaatgtcaaaacactcccagataaattaaaaacacattctttctcatttgtaatttttttttgatgtcGCATCCCCACATGCCATCAtgatattaatgaaaatgaaaatgctaattAACACGGAGCTAATAAATTAAAGGCAagctgtgaaataaattaagcttaaaaaagaaaatccttaaaaaataaagcgATAATAAAGACTTCAGGAAAGTTCTTCAGAGAAGACAAGCACCGACCTCAGCTCCTTATACAACATGAAATGCTCAAGGCCCTACCAGGAAATGGCAGCCAACACTTAATGGCTATGCAAGGGCAAGCAAACACAAAGAGACTGTCATATGATTGGTCCAGTCACTGAGGTCATAGGGCAAACACAGTAAGGTCACATGGCAGCCATGGAATGATGATGCTGCTCACAGTGGAAATGCATAGCTAACTATTTTTAGTCTGCAGAACATTCCTGGAAAGTTAGGGTAAATGTTAGGGTAAACCAACACATAAATTTGTTTCCTGTATGTGCAATGAATGGAAAAAGGAAGATTGCAGTAATGTCCttggaaaaaaagttttgttattCCTGTTcgaaaataatttgatttggGAATTTCCGTGTGAGTTTTTGGGGACAGCTAGCAATGTTCAATGAACTTGACTTTTCAAACATTACATTGggaggcattttaaaatgtttttgcaatgtACTGTATCCGCAATGACAGTTTTGAAGCCAAAATGATAACCATCAGGGGATTTTGGCAGTCATTTATGTGCCTTTTGACAAAACTGGTATGGAACAATAAATATGTCTCTCAGCATGTTTGGTGAAAGTTCCTGTCTCAACATTATCTCACCAACCAAAGGGGAACCTAATTTTCCCCTAATGCTCTTGAAATGTAAGCTGGACGTGTCTCCCCATTCTCCTCCGTGTTCCGCCCCAGGACGGGATTTCCCCGAAAACAAATTCAGACGAAAGTGGGCTTGAGGTCCTCGTTGAAGTTGACCACAGGGCGGCCCCTCCGGCAGTGGCGGGGCAGGCTCCCCGGCTCGCTGTCCGAGGTTTCGGAGACGGTGCTCTCCGTGGACGCGTAGGGGCCCTGGAGGCAGACGCTGCAGTAGGGCCGGTGGTAGAAGCAGTAGCTGTCCTCCGAGCTGCTGGAGTCCGAGTCCGAATAGTCGTAGGGGTCCCTCAGGCCCGGCTCCCGGTCCTCCCGAGAGCCCGCCGGCGTCGCGGGTTTCGGGTGGCACCTCGAGAACGGCGGGAGGGTGCAGCGGGGAGGCGGGCCGCACCTCCGCCACCTCAGCGGGACGTCCTCCGCGTGACTCTCCACCTCCGCCTCCTCGGGGGCGTCGCCTGCTCCAGCGTCCGCAGGGTGAGGCGCGGTCTCCGTGGCAACACGCTCGGTTTTGGGGTCCGCGCCGTGAGGAGCCACGCTCCTCCGGACGGGGGGCGCGGAACCCGGGTAGCAGTACGGGGGCGGCCCGGCCCTGTAGGTGCGGAACGGGGGCCTCCGTCTCCGCATGACGTAGGGCGAGAtgctggggtggagggggctcTGAGCGGGCGAGCCGGACGACCTGGGCGGGGGGTCGTCCCGGGCCGGGTTCGAGGTCCTCCTCGCCTGGCTCGGTGACCTCAGGGAGGTGCTGGCGGCATCCACACAGAGGTCCTGGAGgatctcctgcagctgctcGCTGCTGACGAAACCGGGTTTACCGCCCACCATTACCGCCAGGCTGACCCCCGAGCTCCCCGCGTGATCAGGGCTGACAGCGGGCGTCgagtgaggggcggggcccgaGATGTTGTCTTTGCTTGAAGGCGCGGCCACCTCTGGTGGTGGATCCGTTGCCATGGCATCCACGCCCTCAGAGGAAGCAGAGGGGCCCACAGTCATCCTCAGCTGTGCCTGCGTCTCCCCAGCGTCACACCTCAGGCCTTCCAACCCAaactgccctcccctccctgcactGAGCGGGACCTCTTCTGGGGCATgagctgggagaggaggaggaggaggaggaggaagaggaggaggagaaggagagcgagggaggcCGTCCTCCATCTCCAGCAGCGGGCCGGAGGACTCCAGCGGCAGCTCCGTGACCTGGGTGGAGGAGGAGTTGAGGTTGGTGTTGGAGGAGTCTGTCTCCTGCCCGGGGGGGCTGCTCACCACCACCAGCCTCAGCAGCTTGTCCTTGGCACTGCTGACCTGCTCCTGCAGGCTATCGATCATGGCGTTTttctacaaacaaacaaaaaagagaaataaacaataaacaggAGGATTCAGAGGCTCCAGTCCGCTCTTTTTGAAGGCCTGGGTGGCTCAGATCTTGGCAACTTGAAATGATTTCTCAGAACAAACTGAGGGAATAattttttactgtgtgaggAACTTTCGACACACCTGGTCTTACCTGTGTGGTGTGGGGAACTTCAGACACTCCTGGTCTTACCTATGTGGGGAATTTCAGATACTCATGGTCTTACCTGTGTGGGGAACTTCAGATACTCATGGTCTTACCTGAGTGAGGAGCATTTATCTCGATCATGGTCTCACCTGTTAGAGGAGCCTTACCTCTGTGAGGAGCCTCTTCATGGAGTTGTTCTCCCCCAGCAGGTAGTAGATCTCGTCCTCGCTGTACATGGACTTCAGGCTCTTGCTGGGGGTGCTGAAGTACTTGGCCATCTGGCTGGGGTTGGGGTTCAGCTCGTCCTCGAACCGTCTCCACTGGGTCAGCTGAGGGACGatacgaggggggggggggcatggcatggggggggcggggggcggtgaAAGGGGCGGGGACAGAGTTTGATGTTTCAAAGGTCAGGCGCAGtaaacaaaacagtaaaaaaaaaaaaaaaaaagggaaatcagTTTTCCCGCTCCATTGTAACCGGAGAGGAGAAGAATGCAGCTGCTCTTCTTTGCACGCTCTGCGGTTCATTTGATGTTGAGGCCGAGCGCCAAGCACTTCCTCCTTCCCCCTGAATTCCACCGGCCGCCAAATCGCCCGTCCCAACAACATGGCCGCCCGCTGATCGCTTCCTTTCATCTCGCCCGATAAAGAGCTCgctctgtttattttcactCAACGTTGACGTTAAAGAGGTGGTTCAATTTGTGGTGTtctttcatattatttcagttttagagcATGTTTTCAGTTGGCCCAAACACGTTTTAAGAATGAAGAAAGGccatttcagatatttagagaagtttctgatgacctgctggctttactGTGGCTGGTATTGGGACAATAgtgggtttgtggtctaaagcaagaaaatacatttcaaacaacTGGACAACAGCTTGTACAGCTGCGTTtttgtttccagaggctgtacatacagtatacacagaTAAATTATATTGTGTTTACTCACAATTACACGTTAGTGCTGGTTGTAATATTATTTTGGCTGCTTCTTTGGTCCCACATACTGTAGGAAGTAGTTCAACTGAAGATAATAAAGTGCTTTTGAATAAAGTGGAAGTGAATATTCTTGCTTTTGACCACAAACCCCATAATACTACTATATCTGCCATTTTATAACAGGTCAGCAATCAGAAACTtctctaaatatctaaaatatccttcatcacacacaacaaCTGTCTCGGCCAGTCAAAAACATGAACTAAGactgaaaataacattaaaaaccccagaaaatgtatttttaacacagcaccagggagaggggaaaaaaacaaaagcaaacaaaacccaCTGGAGCTGAAGATCACAGCTCTGCTTGTGAGAGTCGTGCCTAAACGCTGAAAGGTCAGAGCACACCACCCCTCCTCTGACTGCAAACAGTGACTCACCTGCATTCTGACGGCTGGCGCACACCTTCAGCACGCTCCATTACTCTGACTTTACAGGCCACGCCTCCTGACTGCTGCCGCTCTCCAATTGGACGCAGGTTCCTGGCCACGCCCAGTCACACGCGTTACGGTAAACTGTACTGTCATCTTAAGATGGGCCTGCCTAAGCTTATCCAAACAGGAGCCTTACATGTCTTTCAGAATTGGGGTAATATTTGCTACTTTTTTTCAACATTGCGTTTCGTTTACTCAAGAAGGATCAAAGGAACCGGTCATTCAAGGTGAAAGCCTTATGTTTGCCTGCACCTGTAAGTGTCCTCATTTTGTATGACACAGTACACTATTTAGTCACACAGTTCTTAGATTTGAGTAAAATAAATACGATTGCCCAAGGTCTGATCGCACATCGTCTTTCTGACAACCGCTTTTCCACCTCAGTCATTTTTATCCTCCTGGTCATGGCTATAGCAGGTCTTGGACAAATATGTAGTTGAAATATTTTAGCACTTTAGATAACTCAGGAGGGATGTTTAAAATGTCAGCCATTAAGGTCATTGTTCTTACAGTCAATCTGACCTCTTTAATGTAGCCTCCTGTTGTAtcatttgaaaattgaaaaaagggTCTAAAATAACTCAAGGAGCACTTTGGTGGTGGATTTACATGATTGGGTAAAGTTCTGTCGAGGATGGTcagacagtttgtgtgtgtgtatgtgcgtgtgtgcatgtgtgtgtgtgtgggtgtgtgcgtgtgcatgcatgtgcatgcatctgtgtgtgtgtatgtgtgtatgagtgtgtgcatgcatgtgtgtgtgtttgtgtgtgtgtgtttgcatgagtatatgcatgcatgtgtgagtgtgtgcatgcgtgtgtgttaggtttatgtgtgtgtgtgtgtgggggggggggggtggtggttcaTTGTCCTTTCTATTTCCTTCTCAGAAGcagcatgttttatttgcatttagagTCGGAGGTTAGTACTTGGTAATGGGCTTAATGGACTTTCCCATAAAAGCACAGAAAGGGCACTATCATCAAAGTCAAATTCAGTCGGCCCTGTTTTGGAAGCCATTCGGAAACCCAGCTGAGCCTGAACGCCTGCCAAATCATCTCTCCCCACTGCTCCGAGCTCTTATTACTGGAAAATGAGATCCATCCTTCAGCACCGACACACGTGAGCCAACCGCCACAGACTCACCGATCCAGCCCACGCCAAACCACTGGAACACtgcagaacattctgatcaGTCTCCTGTACGGCTGTGACATTATGTTCCACAGGTAACATCTCCCAAGTAGtctctgaacatttttatttagacatttatttttaagaatattttgccagtttgagGATCGCtgatgtaatgtaaggtaatgcaatttaatgtaaggtaatgtaatgcaatgtaatgtaacgtaacgtaatgcaatgtaatgtagtgtaatgtaatgtaaggtaacgtaatgtaatgtaatggagggtaatgtgatgtaatgtaaggtaatggagggtaatgtaatgtaaggtaatgtaatggagggtaatgtaatgtaatgtaaggtaatgtaatgtaatgtaatgtaatggagggcaatgtaatgtaatgtaatgtaaggtaatgtaatggagggtaatgtaatgtaatgtaatgtaaggtaatgtaatggagCGTAATGTAATGGagggtaatgtaatgtaatgtactgtaatgggtACCTGGGGCACGAACAGCAGGCAGTTGATGGCGAGCGTGCAGATGAAGATGGCGCCAGAAACCACGCTGTACGCCACGTTTGGCCAGTCGGGCAGGAGCCGGGACACGggcaccgccaccgccaccgacAGCGTGACCAGGCACACGGCGGCCATAATGGCGGGGGACTGGTTCACCGGGGGGGAGCTGACGTCGCTGGTCAGACCGGCCAGGTACGTCCCGTAGAGGAGCAGGCTTCCCTGGAACGGGAGGAGTGTTACCAAGCAACGGCGGTAACAGGTGTCCCAGGTTACAGATACTCCAGGTGACAGGTGAGCTGGGTCACATGGGTATCAGCTTACGGGGTTACCAGCACTGGGGTAATTAGGGCCATTAATAGAAATTAacttcattaattaaaaacattcctGGAATGTTCTATAGGGCTTTTTTTCCTGATGGATTTCCTGAACTggctgaatttaaatggaacTGATCCCAAACCCTGGAGAGTATTAGGAATCGGGGACCCCTGAGATGGGAGAAGCCGGGTGACAGGTAACCGGGGGTATCAGGTGACAGGGGAACCAGGTGAGCAAGGTGCCACAGAGGGGTGCCGTGGCAGTTTCCACAGGTTCAAATCAAACAGGCCCCAATGAGCAGAGGGGTCCCAAACGCCCCCgtaaattttcaaaaatgttaattgtaagataaataaaaacagcaccaAAAACCACTGCTGCCTCCTCCAGCTCATGTCTGTGGAAGCCTGGCTTGTGggaaaaatataagaaaaactAAACTATCAGAAAGGCAAGGCAGGGTTATTTCTCTGAACTCATtaacaaaaatcaaaacaatccGAGAGTGCTTTTTCTGTTGTTAATAGCTTGATTAATCCCTCTTCCCCAAGCCCTTGTGATACTTTCTCTCGCAGTTCAGTATGTGATTCACACCAGAGATGAATCAGATCATGCAGTTCAATATCTGATTCACACAGGagatgaggaggtgtgtgtgtgtgtgtgtgtgatgtgtgtgcgtgtgcgtgggtgtgtgtgtgtgtgtgtgtgagacgtgagtgtgtgtgtgtgtgtgtgtgtgtgtgtgtgtgacgtgtgtgtgtgtgtgtgcgtgtgcgtgtgtgtgtctgtgtgagacgtgagtgtgtgtgtgt is a window from the Anguilla anguilla isolate fAngAng1 chromosome 3, fAngAng1.pri, whole genome shotgun sequence genome containing:
- the gpr156 gene encoding probable G-protein coupled receptor 156, whose product is MEPERGPVWGPAGGTPLNCSAGCGGGGCSIPSGAQGQEAWEILQQLCNLGLAQQVGVEVERRRISPVLCAVVWTLLSCGILLALVFLVFTLRFRNNRIVKMSSPNLNVLTLCGSILTYSSGFLFAIEEHALLPETSPRAAMQARIWTLCIGSSLVFGPILGKTWRIYRVFTQRLPDKRVIIRDLQLMGLVGLLILLDVLVLAVWSLTDPIQCAKSISAVVKVVEQDVFYSLSQLDSCSSLHPDIWIILFAVLKGSLLLYGTYLAGLTSDVSSPPVNQSPAIMAAVCLVTLSVAVAVPVSRLLPDWPNVAYSVVSGAIFICTLAINCLLFVPQLTQWRRFEDELNPNPSQMAKYFSTPSKSLKSMYSEDEIYYLLGENNSMKRLLTEKNAMIDSLQEQVSSAKDKLLRLVVVSSPPGQETDSSNTNLNSSSTQVTELPLESSGPLLEMEDGLPRSPSPPPLPPPPPPPLPAHAPEEVPLSAGRGGQFGLEGLRCDAGETQAQLRMTVGPSASSEGVDAMATDPPPEVAAPSSKDNISGPAPHSTPAVSPDHAGSSGVSLAVMVGGKPGFVSSEQLQEILQDLCVDAASTSLRSPSQARRTSNPARDDPPPRSSGSPAQSPLHPSISPYVMRRRRPPFRTYRAGPPPYCYPGSAPPVRRSVAPHGADPKTERVATETAPHPADAGAGDAPEEAEVESHAEDVPLRWRRCGPPPRCTLPPFSRCHPKPATPAGSREDREPGLRDPYDYSDSDSSSSEDSYCFYHRPYCSVCLQGPYASTESTVSETSDSEPGSLPRHCRRGRPVVNFNEDLKPTFV